In Pseudomonas alcaliphila JAB1, a single window of DNA contains:
- a CDS encoding ParA family protein: MKVWAVANQKGGVGKTTTSIALAGLLADAGKRVVVVDLDPHGSMTSYFGHDPDALEHSCFDLFLHQGNVPQGLPKQLLHSTSHENISLLPSSTALATLERQSPGQSGLGLVIAKSLAQLWEDFDHAVIDSPPLLGVLMVNALAASQQLVIPVQTEFLAVKGLERMITTLAMINRSRKQALPYTIVPTLFDRRTQASMSTLRVLRNTYPEHLWPAYIPVDTRLRDASRAGRTPSQFDAGSRGVIAYRALLKHLLSHQAAAQVA; encoded by the coding sequence ATGAAAGTCTGGGCAGTAGCCAATCAGAAGGGTGGGGTCGGCAAGACCACCACCTCCATCGCCCTGGCAGGCCTGTTGGCCGATGCCGGCAAGCGTGTGGTCGTGGTCGATCTCGATCCACATGGGTCAATGACCAGTTATTTCGGTCATGACCCCGATGCGCTGGAGCACAGTTGCTTCGATCTGTTCCTGCATCAGGGCAATGTGCCGCAAGGCCTGCCCAAGCAACTGCTGCACAGCACCAGTCACGAGAATATCTCCCTGTTGCCGTCGAGTACCGCGCTGGCCACGCTCGAGCGCCAGTCGCCGGGGCAGAGTGGCCTGGGTCTGGTGATCGCCAAGAGCCTGGCGCAGCTGTGGGAAGATTTCGATCATGCCGTTATCGACAGCCCGCCACTGCTCGGCGTACTGATGGTCAATGCCCTGGCAGCCAGCCAGCAACTGGTGATTCCGGTGCAGACCGAGTTCCTCGCAGTGAAAGGCCTGGAGCGCATGATCACCACGCTGGCGATGATCAACCGTTCGCGCAAGCAGGCCTTGCCCTACACCATCGTGCCGACACTGTTCGACCGTCGTACCCAGGCGTCCATGAGTACGCTGCGGGTGCTGCGCAATACCTATCCCGAGCACCTGTGGCCGGCCTATATCCCGGTCGATACGCGCTTGCGTGATGCCAGCCGGGCAGGGCGCACGCCCTCGCAGTTCGATGCGGGCAGCCGTGGGGTGATCGCCTATCGTGCGTTGCTCAAGCATCTTCTGAGTCATCAGGCGGCGGCGCAGGTGGCTTGA
- a CDS encoding flagellar motor protein, with translation MDVLSLIGVILAFVAILGGNYLEGGHAGALLNGPAALIVIGGTLGAAFLQAPVQVFKRAMSIMRWIFFPPRIDLVGGINRVTGWSMVARKEGLLGLEAVADAEPDPYARKGLQLLVDGAEPESIRSILEVDLYTQEARDIQAAKVFESMGGYAPTIGIIGAVMGLIHVMGNLADPSMLGSGIAVAFVATIYGVGFANLLLLPMGNKLKSIALRQSRYREMLLEGILSIAEGENPRSIELKLQGFMD, from the coding sequence ATGGATGTACTGAGCCTGATTGGCGTCATCCTGGCGTTCGTTGCCATTCTGGGCGGCAATTATCTCGAAGGCGGGCACGCTGGTGCCTTGCTCAACGGCCCGGCGGCACTGATCGTCATCGGCGGCACGCTGGGCGCGGCTTTTCTGCAGGCGCCGGTGCAGGTGTTCAAGCGTGCCATGAGCATCATGCGCTGGATCTTCTTCCCACCGCGTATCGATCTGGTCGGCGGTATCAACCGTGTGACCGGTTGGAGCATGGTGGCGCGCAAGGAAGGCCTGCTCGGCCTGGAAGCAGTGGCCGATGCCGAACCTGACCCCTATGCGCGCAAAGGTCTGCAGTTGCTGGTCGACGGCGCCGAGCCGGAATCCATTCGCAGCATTCTGGAGGTCGATCTCTATACCCAGGAGGCGCGCGATATCCAGGCCGCCAAGGTGTTCGAGAGCATGGGTGGTTATGCACCAACCATCGGTATTATCGGTGCAGTGATGGGCCTGATCCACGTGATGGGCAACCTGGCTGATCCGAGCATGCTCGGCAGCGGCATTGCCGTGGCGTTCGTTGCCACCATCTACGGCGTCGGTTTCGCCAACCTGCTGCTGCTACCGATGGGCAACAAGCTCAAGTCCATCGCGCTGCGCCAGTCGCGTTACCGCGAGATGCTGCTGGAGGGCATCCTGTCCATCGCCGAGGGTGAGAACCCGCGCTCCATCGAACTGAAGCTGCAAGGCTTCATGGACTGA
- a CDS encoding chemotaxis protein CheA translates to MSFGADEEILQDFLVEAGEILEQLSEQLVELESRPDDMNLLNAIFRGFHTVKGGAGFLQLNELVECCHIAENVFDILRKGERRVDSELMDVVLEALDAVNGMFGEVRERREPTPASPELLAALARLAEPGGAEAAPTPVQQAEPEPVSVSQPATPSAAAGDITDSEFEQLLDALGDAQAAAPSAQTSASDEITDDEFESLLDQLHGKGQFAGTVETPAAAVVASAPAGVAAGDEITDDEFEALLDQLHGKGQFAATAEAAAPVAAVAAALAPAGDEITDDEFESLLDQLHGKGKFVPPAEPAPAPAAAAKPAAAPKATAPAKPAAAKAEPAAARASAAPAPAADKAPAASEAETTVRVDTARLDEIMNMVGELVLVRNRLVRLGLNSGDEAMSKAVSNLDVVTADLQTSVMKTRMQPIKKVFGRFPRLVRDLARNLKKEINLELVGEETDLDKNLVEALADPLVHLVRNAVDHGVETPEEREKSGKARAGRVVLSAEQEGDHILLSITDDGKGMDADVLRAKAVEKGLLDKDAADRLNEFECYNLIFAPGFSTKTEISDVSGRGVGMDVVKTKISQLNGTVNVFSQKGQGSKIIIKVPLTLAIMPTLMVMLENQAFAFPLVNVNEIFHLDLSRTNVVDGQEVVIVRDKALPLFYLKRWLVPQAYHEGQREGHVVILTVGSQRIGFVVDQLVGQEEVVIKPLGKMLQGTPGMSGATITGDGRIALILDVPSMLKRYARRF, encoded by the coding sequence ATGAGCTTCGGCGCCGATGAAGAGATCCTCCAGGATTTCCTGGTAGAGGCCGGCGAGATTCTCGAACAGTTGTCCGAACAGTTAGTCGAGCTGGAAAGCCGACCGGACGACATGAACCTGCTCAACGCCATCTTTCGCGGTTTTCATACCGTCAAGGGCGGAGCGGGTTTCCTCCAGCTCAACGAGTTGGTGGAGTGCTGCCATATCGCCGAAAACGTCTTCGACATCCTGCGCAAGGGTGAGCGTCGCGTCGATTCGGAACTGATGGATGTGGTGCTCGAGGCTCTTGATGCAGTAAATGGCATGTTCGGCGAGGTGCGTGAGCGCCGCGAGCCGACGCCTGCGTCGCCTGAACTTCTGGCGGCATTGGCACGGCTGGCCGAACCGGGCGGCGCCGAAGCGGCTCCTACGCCGGTGCAGCAAGCCGAGCCGGAACCCGTGTCGGTGTCTCAGCCAGCTACGCCGTCCGCTGCCGCGGGCGACATCACCGACAGCGAATTCGAGCAACTGCTCGATGCGCTGGGTGACGCGCAGGCTGCCGCCCCGAGTGCGCAGACCAGTGCCAGCGATGAGATCACCGATGACGAGTTCGAGTCGCTGCTCGATCAGTTGCACGGCAAAGGGCAGTTCGCCGGCACGGTCGAAACGCCTGCCGCTGCGGTAGTCGCTTCTGCGCCTGCTGGCGTAGCGGCAGGCGATGAGATCACCGACGACGAATTCGAAGCGCTGCTCGATCAACTGCATGGCAAAGGCCAGTTCGCGGCCACCGCCGAAGCTGCTGCTCCGGTTGCAGCCGTTGCTGCAGCACTCGCTCCGGCGGGTGATGAGATCACCGACGACGAATTCGAGTCGCTGCTCGATCAATTGCACGGCAAGGGCAAGTTCGTGCCGCCCGCTGAGCCGGCGCCCGCGCCTGCCGCCGCGGCCAAACCTGCAGCAGCGCCCAAGGCCACCGCACCTGCCAAGCCCGCAGCAGCCAAGGCTGAGCCTGCTGCCGCTCGTGCTTCTGCCGCGCCTGCGCCGGCTGCCGACAAGGCGCCGGCCGCGAGCGAAGCGGAAACCACTGTACGGGTCGACACTGCGCGCCTCGACGAGATCATGAACATGGTCGGCGAACTGGTGCTGGTGCGTAACCGTCTGGTGCGCCTGGGGCTCAACAGCGGCGACGAGGCGATGTCCAAGGCGGTGTCGAACCTCGACGTGGTCACCGCGGATCTGCAGACCTCGGTGATGAAGACCCGCATGCAGCCGATCAAGAAGGTCTTTGGCCGCTTCCCGCGTCTGGTCCGCGATCTGGCACGCAACCTGAAGAAGGAAATCAACCTTGAGCTGGTGGGCGAGGAAACCGACCTCGACAAGAACCTGGTCGAGGCGCTGGCCGACCCGCTGGTGCACTTGGTGCGCAACGCTGTCGACCACGGCGTGGAAACCCCGGAAGAACGCGAGAAGAGTGGCAAGGCTCGTGCTGGGCGCGTAGTGCTGTCCGCCGAGCAGGAAGGCGATCACATCCTGTTGTCGATCACCGATGACGGCAAGGGTATGGACGCCGACGTGCTGCGAGCGAAGGCTGTGGAGAAGGGCCTGCTGGACAAGGACGCGGCCGATCGCCTCAACGAGTTCGAGTGCTACAACCTGATCTTCGCCCCGGGCTTCTCGACCAAGACCGAGATTTCCGACGTGTCCGGCCGTGGTGTCGGCATGGACGTGGTGAAGACCAAGATTTCCCAGCTCAATGGCACGGTCAACGTGTTCTCGCAGAAGGGGCAGGGCTCGAAGATCATCATCAAGGTGCCGCTGACCCTGGCGATCATGCCGACCCTGATGGTGATGCTGGAAAATCAGGCCTTCGCCTTCCCGCTGGTCAACGTCAACGAGATCTTCCATCTCGATCTGTCACGCACCAACGTGGTCGACGGTCAGGAAGTGGTGATCGTGCGCGACAAGGCGCTGCCACTGTTCTATCTCAAGCGCTGGCTGGTACCACAGGCCTACCATGAAGGTCAGCGCGAAGGCCATGTGGTGATTCTCACCGTTGGCAGTCAGCGCATCGGCTTTGTCGTCGATCAACTGGTCGGCCAGGAAGAAGTGGTAATCAAGCCACTGGGCAAGATGCTGCAAGGCACGCCCGGGATGTCCGGCGCCACGATCACGGGTGACGGACGCATCGCGTTGATTCTCGACGTACCGAGCATGCTCAAGCGCTACGCTCGACGTTTCTGA
- a CDS encoding rhodanese-like domain-containing protein — protein MHRLVVFLVGWLLCQPLVAQEAPLQVAGATTVNVMQAKHLHDHGALFIDVRPAREWGWGHVEGAIHLDLRWHFASLAQVPWPREVPLVIYCDSEVCAQSAVAVEQAVGWGFTRVFYFRGGYFAWQLFDMPSSKGSANERLALSAPAP, from the coding sequence ATGCATCGTCTGGTTGTGTTTCTCGTTGGCTGGCTGCTCTGCCAGCCCCTGGTTGCCCAGGAGGCGCCGCTGCAGGTAGCGGGTGCGACCACGGTCAACGTGATGCAGGCCAAGCACCTGCACGACCATGGCGCACTGTTCATCGATGTGCGGCCGGCTCGCGAGTGGGGCTGGGGGCATGTCGAGGGTGCCATTCATCTGGATCTGCGCTGGCACTTTGCATCTCTGGCGCAGGTGCCGTGGCCGCGCGAGGTGCCCCTGGTCATCTATTGCGACAGTGAGGTGTGCGCGCAGAGTGCCGTCGCGGTCGAGCAGGCAGTTGGCTGGGGTTTTACCCGAGTGTTCTATTTTCGTGGCGGTTACTTCGCCTGGCAGCTGTTCGATATGCCAAGCAGCAAGGGCAGCGCCAACGAGCGGCTGGCGCTCAGCGCACCGGCCCCTTGA
- a CDS encoding CheW domain-containing protein: protein MSRNLATATRSQLALQSYLDGLLQEAAAELEMSVSLDEFEAAVLEEQVRDARLVEPVVLASVVEPQVQVDVAPVELLAPTQAPLIDEAPPALAPAAELAPQPAALLADGRPAWAEEPFECLLFDVAGLTLAVPLICLGSIYPLEGQELTPLFGQPDWFLGILPSQAGNLKVLDTARWVMPDRYRDDFREGLQYVISVQGYEWGLSVHQVSRSIRLDPSEVKWRSQRTQRPWLAGTVIEHMCALLDVAALAELIASGGAKRLNGGKLH, encoded by the coding sequence ATGAGTCGTAACCTCGCCACCGCCACGCGTTCCCAGTTGGCCCTGCAGTCCTACCTTGACGGGCTGCTACAGGAGGCCGCCGCCGAACTGGAGATGTCCGTCAGCCTCGACGAGTTCGAGGCCGCAGTGCTCGAGGAGCAGGTGCGCGATGCGCGGCTGGTCGAGCCGGTTGTGCTCGCTAGCGTGGTTGAACCGCAGGTACAGGTGGACGTCGCGCCGGTTGAATTACTCGCGCCGACACAGGCTCCGCTCATCGACGAGGCGCCGCCGGCGCTTGCTCCCGCTGCCGAGCTGGCGCCGCAGCCGGCTGCGCTGCTGGCCGATGGTCGCCCTGCGTGGGCCGAGGAGCCGTTCGAATGCCTGCTGTTCGACGTTGCCGGGTTGACCCTGGCCGTGCCATTGATCTGCTTGGGGTCGATTTACCCACTGGAAGGTCAGGAGCTGACACCGCTGTTCGGTCAGCCGGATTGGTTCCTCGGTATCCTGCCGAGCCAGGCCGGTAACCTGAAGGTGCTGGACACTGCGCGCTGGGTGATGCCGGACCGTTACCGAGATGACTTCCGCGAAGGCCTGCAGTACGTGATTTCAGTGCAGGGTTACGAGTGGGGGCTGTCGGTGCATCAGGTCAGCCGTTCGATTCGCCTGGACCCGAGCGAGGTCAAGTGGCGCAGTCAGCGTACCCAGCGTCCCTGGTTGGCCGGCACGGTGATCGAGCACATGTGCGCGCTGCTCGACGTGGCGGCACTGGCCGAGCTGATCGCCAGCGGCGGGGCGAAACGCCTGAATGGCGGCAAACTGCATTGA
- a CDS encoding chemotaxis protein CheW, whose translation MKKSSAQGAEDPILQWVTFRLDNETYGINVMQVQEVLRYTEIAPVPGAPSYVLGIINLRGNVVTVIDTRQRFGLGSAPVTDNTRIVIIEADKQVVGILVDSVAEVVYLRQSEIETAPNVGNDESAKFIQGVCNKNGELLILVELDKMMSEEEWSELESI comes from the coding sequence ATGAAGAAAAGTTCTGCACAAGGTGCCGAAGATCCGATTCTGCAGTGGGTGACCTTTCGCCTGGACAACGAGACCTACGGCATCAACGTGATGCAGGTGCAGGAAGTCCTGCGTTACACCGAGATCGCCCCGGTACCGGGTGCTCCGAGCTATGTGCTGGGCATCATCAACCTGCGTGGCAACGTGGTTACCGTGATCGATACCCGCCAGCGTTTCGGCCTGGGTTCGGCGCCGGTCACCGACAACACCCGTATCGTCATCATCGAAGCGGACAAGCAAGTGGTCGGCATCCTGGTCGATAGCGTGGCCGAAGTGGTCTACCTGCGTCAGTCCGAGATCGAGACTGCACCGAACGTCGGCAACGACGAGTCGGCCAAGTTCATCCAGGGCGTGTGCAACAAGAACGGCGAGCTGCTTATCCTGGTCGAACTGGACAAGATGATGTCCGAGGAAGAGTGGTCGGAGCTGGAGAGCATCTGA
- a CDS encoding chemotaxis response regulator protein-glutamate methylesterase, with protein sequence MVVKVLVVDDSGFFRRRVSEILSADPSIQVVGTATNGREAIDQALALKPDVITMDYEMPMMDGITAVRNIMQRCPTPVLMFSSLTHEGARVTLDALDAGAVDFLPKNFEDISRNPEKVKQMLCEKVHSIARSNRRFSAAAVAPAPTAASPSAAPTSRPAVSTRPAAPAPAVAARPAAAAGGAAPTSSAPKRKAYKLVAIGTSTGGPVALQRVLTQLPANFPAPLVLIQHMPAAFTKAFAERLDKLCRIQVKEAEDGDILRPGLALLAPGGKQMMVDARGAIKILPGDERLNYKPCVDITFGSAAKSYGDKVLAVVLTGMGADGREGARLLKQGGSQVWAQDEASCVIYGMPMAVVKANLADAVYGLDDIGRHLTEACQ encoded by the coding sequence ATGGTAGTCAAGGTCTTGGTGGTAGACGACTCCGGTTTCTTCCGTCGGCGCGTGTCGGAAATTCTGTCTGCTGACCCCAGTATTCAGGTCGTGGGCACGGCCACCAATGGGCGGGAAGCCATCGATCAGGCGTTGGCGCTCAAGCCCGACGTGATCACCATGGATTACGAGATGCCGATGATGGATGGCATCACTGCGGTTCGAAACATCATGCAGCGCTGTCCGACGCCGGTGCTGATGTTCTCCTCGCTGACTCATGAAGGCGCCCGCGTCACGCTCGATGCGCTGGATGCGGGGGCAGTGGATTTCCTGCCGAAGAACTTCGAAGACATCTCGCGAAACCCCGAAAAGGTCAAGCAGATGCTGTGCGAGAAGGTGCACAGCATCGCGCGCAGCAACCGCCGTTTCAGTGCGGCCGCGGTGGCTCCGGCGCCGACTGCGGCTAGTCCGAGCGCGGCGCCGACCAGTCGTCCTGCTGTCTCGACGCGACCTGCTGCACCGGCTCCCGCTGTTGCTGCGCGTCCGGCAGCAGCGGCCGGTGGCGCAGCTCCTACGTCATCAGCGCCCAAGCGCAAGGCCTACAAGCTGGTGGCCATCGGCACCTCGACCGGTGGCCCGGTGGCGCTGCAGCGCGTGCTGACCCAGCTTCCGGCCAATTTTCCGGCGCCGCTGGTTCTGATCCAGCACATGCCGGCGGCCTTCACCAAGGCTTTCGCCGAGCGCCTGGACAAGCTCTGCCGCATTCAGGTCAAGGAAGCTGAGGATGGCGATATCCTGCGCCCAGGCCTGGCGCTGCTGGCGCCTGGTGGCAAGCAGATGATGGTCGATGCACGTGGCGCGATAAAAATCCTGCCAGGTGACGAACGCCTCAATTACAAACCCTGTGTCGATATCACTTTCGGCTCTGCCGCCAAGTCCTACGGTGACAAGGTGCTGGCCGTGGTACTCACCGGTATGGGCGCCGATGGCCGTGAGGGGGCACGCCTGCTCAAGCAGGGCGGTAGCCAGGTGTGGGCGCAGGACGAGGCCAGTTGCGTGATCTATGGCATGCCCATGGCCGTGGTCAAAGCCAATCTGGCAGATGCGGTCTACGGCCTGGATGACATCGGCCGGCACCTGACCGAGGCCTGCCAGTGA
- a CDS encoding protein phosphatase CheZ, whose amino-acid sequence MEHDDSTLGDLESTLKNNARDLVDSLEQGNFGAAVQLINELNKVRDRGLYHEVGKLTRELHNAIVNFQLDPRMPHAQELSQIADATERLNYVVTMTEKAANRTMDLVEQSAPLVNDLSDEAQSLSAEWGRFMRREIGADGFRELAKRVELFLARSERDGAKLSGHLNDILLAQDYQDLTGQVIKRVTQLVTEVESNLLKLMLMASQVDRFAGIQHDHEALRTEQEKSKEPSRGEGPQIHADKRDDVASNQDDVDDLLSSLGF is encoded by the coding sequence ATGGAACATGATGACTCCACGCTGGGTGACCTCGAGTCGACCCTGAAAAACAATGCCCGCGATCTGGTCGATAGCCTTGAGCAAGGTAATTTCGGCGCCGCGGTGCAACTGATCAACGAGCTGAACAAGGTCCGCGATCGCGGGCTGTATCACGAGGTCGGCAAACTGACCCGTGAACTGCACAACGCCATTGTCAATTTTCAGCTCGATCCGCGTATGCCGCATGCCCAGGAGCTGTCGCAGATCGCCGATGCGACCGAGCGCCTGAACTACGTCGTGACCATGACCGAGAAGGCCGCCAACCGGACCATGGATCTGGTCGAGCAGAGCGCGCCGCTGGTCAACGACCTCAGTGACGAAGCGCAGAGCCTCAGTGCCGAGTGGGGCCGCTTTATGCGCCGTGAGATCGGTGCCGACGGCTTCCGCGAGCTGGCCAAGCGTGTCGAGTTGTTCCTTGCCCGCAGTGAACGAGATGGCGCCAAGCTCTCCGGCCACCTCAACGACATTCTGTTGGCTCAGGACTATCAGGACCTTACCGGTCAGGTGATCAAGCGTGTCACCCAGTTGGTGACCGAAGTGGAAAGCAACCTGCTCAAGCTGATGCTCATGGCCAGTCAGGTCGACCGTTTTGCCGGTATTCAGCACGACCACGAAGCGCTGCGTACCGAACAGGAAAAATCAAAAGAGCCATCGCGGGGTGAAGGTCCGCAGATTCATGCCGATAAGCGTGATGACGTCGCCTCCAACCAAGACGATGTCGACGACCTGCTGTCCAGCCTAGGGTTCTAA
- a CDS encoding EscU/YscU/HrcU family type III secretion system export apparatus switch protein — protein sequence MSRKPQSEARQAIALNYDGQTAPILSAKGDDELAEAILAIAREYEVPIYENAELVRLLARLELGDAIPEALYRCIAEIIAFAWHLQGKAPPGFEADAERDVTPPLPLLKGPVR from the coding sequence ATGAGCCGCAAGCCGCAGTCCGAAGCGCGTCAGGCCATCGCCCTCAACTATGACGGGCAAACCGCGCCAATACTCAGCGCCAAGGGTGATGACGAACTGGCCGAAGCCATCCTCGCCATCGCTCGCGAATACGAAGTGCCGATTTACGAAAATGCCGAGTTGGTGCGTCTGCTGGCGCGTCTGGAACTGGGCGACGCCATTCCGGAAGCGCTGTATCGCTGCATTGCCGAGATCATCGCCTTCGCCTGGCACCTGCAGGGCAAGGCCCCTCCGGGTTTCGAGGCCGATGCCGAACGCGACGTCACCCCGCCGCTGCCCTTGCTCAAGGGGCCGGTGCGCTGA
- a CDS encoding DUF2802 domain-containing protein: MSEFAMLAAALAFVALLCVALGIVCKGLYRNQQRLLAEQAKRDAVRDARIRELSKRLDAYLTGSIRMGEELHELRRVVAPLPDKLSQIEQRDPSSLSFTQAARLVGMGASVDDLTQSCGLSKAEAELISRLHTPKAGQSQ; encoded by the coding sequence ATGTCCGAGTTCGCCATGCTTGCCGCGGCCCTGGCCTTCGTGGCGCTGCTATGCGTGGCATTGGGCATCGTCTGCAAAGGCCTGTACCGCAACCAGCAGCGCCTGCTGGCCGAGCAGGCCAAGCGTGACGCTGTGCGCGATGCGCGGATCAGGGAGCTGAGCAAGCGTCTCGACGCCTACCTGACCGGCAGCATTCGCATGGGCGAAGAGCTGCATGAGCTGCGCCGAGTAGTGGCGCCGCTGCCGGACAAGCTCAGCCAGATCGAACAGCGTGACCCCAGCAGCCTGTCGTTCACTCAGGCTGCTCGCCTGGTGGGCATGGGCGCCAGCGTCGATGACCTGACCCAGTCCTGTGGCCTGAGCAAGGCCGAGGCCGAGCTGATCAGCCGCCTGCACACACCCAAGGCAGGCCAGTCGCAATAG
- the motD gene encoding flagellar motor protein MotD encodes MARRRHHEEHENHERWLVSYADFITLLFAFFVVMYSISSINEGKYKILSESLTGVFNQPDRSIKPIPVGEERPRTSEPDNTSMDDPSSDSTLQSIASSVREVFGELIKSDQLTVRGNEMWIEIELSSSLLFPSGDAIPNNQAFDIIEKVAKILAPYQNPVKVEGFTDNLPIQTAQYPTNWELSSARAASIVRMLAMDGVDPSRLAAVGYGEFQPVADNATAEGRGRNRRVVLVISRNLDTRRGAGSAATQQSEAGTQPAPAPTSGVPQS; translated from the coding sequence ATGGCACGCAGGCGGCATCATGAAGAGCACGAGAATCACGAGCGTTGGCTGGTCTCCTATGCCGACTTCATCACCTTGCTATTCGCCTTTTTCGTGGTGATGTACTCGATTTCCTCGATCAACGAAGGCAAGTACAAGATCCTCTCGGAGTCGCTGACGGGCGTGTTCAATCAGCCCGATCGCTCGATCAAGCCGATTCCGGTCGGTGAGGAACGGCCGCGCACCAGTGAGCCTGATAACACCTCGATGGACGACCCCAGTTCGGATTCGACCCTGCAAAGCATCGCCTCCAGCGTGCGCGAGGTATTTGGCGAGCTGATCAAGAGTGATCAGCTGACCGTGCGCGGCAACGAGATGTGGATCGAGATCGAGCTCAGCTCCAGTCTGTTGTTTCCCAGTGGTGATGCCATTCCGAACAATCAGGCGTTCGACATCATCGAGAAGGTCGCCAAGATTCTGGCGCCTTATCAGAATCCGGTTAAGGTGGAGGGATTCACCGACAACCTGCCGATCCAGACCGCTCAATACCCAACCAACTGGGAGTTGTCTTCGGCGCGCGCGGCGAGCATCGTGCGTATGCTGGCCATGGATGGTGTCGACCCTTCACGTCTGGCTGCCGTAGGTTACGGCGAGTTCCAGCCGGTGGCGGACAATGCCACTGCCGAGGGCAGGGGGCGTAATCGCCGGGTCGTGCTGGTGATTTCGCGCAACCTCGACACGCGACGTGGCGCTGGCAGTGCCGCGACCCAGCAGTCAGAGGCTGGCACGCAACCTGCACCAGCGCCTACGTCGGGGGTTCCACAGTCGTGA
- a CDS encoding flagellar hook-length control protein FliK — protein sequence MSEISSPRPLPPAVPVIRNTATAADMAVRLLQPLEGMLAAGESAKAEVVAIREQAQSFQLLLKLTLAGGKQATLQAESPRPLAQGSALVVTALSDTRLALALQAGGDKPLTSLDLQQLPPGTLVQGKVVSSTPLPTQNAQTIYRLVVNLLNTPLAGSQLALDSPQALPLGSLLSAQVQGSQSLAFLPLSGRLDQLVLGQQLAAQQNRQASLEGLFKGLQKLSGGDEALRGSIDKLLGALPDSAQLSTAKGLAQALEGSGVLLEAKLLQGQTGTLPQDLKANLLRLIAQLMPQLPGVSGPLAGLQNALSQNLPNLARQLLGAGAAGSARQQALTFPLPSRLLQNMDGEADLETLLKLAAAAVSRLQTHQLSSLAQTQVDANGNLLTTWQLELPMRHQQEVIPLQVKLQREDSGKAEKAEQKETLWRVELAFDLDNLGPLQVRAQLLRGSLSSQLWAERADTASLINAELGNLRERLQAAGLEVGELACSQGMPPQGPKTSLEQRWVDETA from the coding sequence ATGAGCGAAATCAGCAGCCCACGCCCGCTTCCCCCTGCCGTGCCGGTGATTCGCAACACTGCGACCGCCGCAGACATGGCCGTGCGCCTGTTGCAGCCGCTGGAAGGCATGCTGGCGGCCGGCGAAAGCGCCAAGGCCGAAGTCGTGGCGATTCGCGAGCAGGCGCAAAGCTTCCAACTGCTGCTCAAACTGACCCTCGCCGGTGGCAAGCAGGCGACTCTGCAAGCCGAAAGCCCCAGGCCGCTGGCCCAGGGCAGCGCACTGGTGGTCACTGCACTGTCGGACACTCGCCTGGCGCTGGCCTTGCAGGCTGGCGGTGACAAGCCGCTGACCAGCCTTGACCTGCAACAACTACCGCCCGGCACGCTGGTGCAGGGCAAGGTCGTCAGCAGCACCCCGCTGCCGACACAGAATGCGCAGACGATCTATCGCCTGGTGGTGAACCTGCTCAATACCCCGCTCGCCGGCAGCCAGCTGGCGCTCGACAGCCCGCAGGCACTGCCGCTCGGCAGCCTGCTCAGCGCGCAGGTGCAGGGCAGCCAGAGCCTCGCCTTCCTGCCGCTCAGTGGCCGTCTCGATCAATTGGTGCTGGGCCAGCAACTGGCCGCCCAGCAGAATCGCCAGGCGTCGCTGGAGGGTCTGTTCAAGGGCCTGCAGAAGCTGAGCGGCGGCGATGAAGCGCTGCGCGGCAGTATCGACAAGCTGCTTGGCGCCCTCCCCGACAGCGCCCAGCTGAGCACCGCCAAAGGCCTGGCGCAGGCACTCGAGGGCAGCGGTGTGCTGCTCGAAGCCAAACTGCTGCAGGGCCAGACCGGTACATTACCGCAGGACCTGAAGGCCAACCTGCTGCGCCTGATCGCCCAGCTGATGCCGCAACTGCCAGGGGTTTCCGGCCCCCTTGCCGGCCTGCAGAACGCCCTCAGCCAGAACCTGCCCAACCTGGCCCGGCAACTGCTCGGCGCAGGCGCTGCCGGCTCGGCACGCCAACAGGCGCTGACCTTTCCCCTGCCCTCACGCTTGCTGCAGAACATGGATGGCGAAGCCGACCTGGAAACCCTGCTGAAGCTCGCCGCAGCGGCCGTCTCACGACTGCAGACCCACCAACTATCGAGCCTGGCGCAAACCCAAGTCGACGCCAACGGCAACCTGCTGACCACCTGGCAGCTGGAGCTGCCCATGCGCCATCAGCAGGAGGTGATTCCGCTGCAGGTCAAACTGCAGCGCGAAGACAGCGGCAAGGCGGAAAAAGCGGAACAGAAGGAAACGCTCTGGCGAGTGGAACTGGCCTTCGATCTCGACAACCTTGGCCCACTGCAGGTTCGTGCTCAGTTGCTTCGCGGCAGCCTCTCCAGCCAGTTATGGGCCGAACGCGCCGATACCGCATCGCTGATCAACGCCGAACTGGGCAACCTGCGTGAGCGCCTGCAAGCCGCGGGCCTGGAAGTCGGCGAACTGGCCTGCAGCCAGGGCATGCCGCCGCAAGGGCCGAAGACCTCGCTGGAACAACGCTGGGTGGACGAAACCGCATGA